A DNA window from Vigna unguiculata cultivar IT97K-499-35 chromosome 10, ASM411807v1, whole genome shotgun sequence contains the following coding sequences:
- the LOC114167505 gene encoding protein LURP-one-related 15-like isoform X1: protein MQNQQQGIINPKYCAPHNVDLAIVRKVLTLADSFSVTDVNGKMIFNLSSSLMTRQDHRVLLDAAGEPVVTLRRKMTTTHDRWQVFRGESMEMKDLIFSVKRSSFFQLKTKLDVFLANNTKEQVCDFKVKGSWFERSCVVNAGESLTIVAQMHKKHTAQSIAFGKDNFMVTVYPNTDYAFIVALILILDEINQDKRQS, encoded by the exons ATGCAAAATCAACAACAAGGTATCATCAACCCTAAGTATTGTGCTCCACATAATGTTGACCTAGCAATCGTGAGAAAGGTATTAACGTTAGCTGATAGTTTTTCCGTCACCGACGTTAATGGCAAAATGATCTTCAACCTAAGTTCCTCTCTCATGACCCGCCAGGACCACCGTGTCTTGCTTGACGCCGCCGGCGAACCCGTCGTCACACTACGCCGGAAG atgacgaCAACTCATGATCGGTGGCAAGTTTTTCGAGGTGAAAGCATGGAGATGAAAGATTTGATCTTTAGCGTAAAGAGATCGTCGTTTTTTCAGTTAAAGACAAAATTGGATGTGTTCTTAGCGAACAATACTAAAGAACAAGTTTGTGACTTTAAGGTAAAAGGAAGCTGGTTCGAGCGATCTTGTGTTGTTAATGCTGGTGAATCTCTAACCATTGTTGCCCAG ATGCATAAGAAGCACACTGCTCAAAGCATTGCGTTTGGGAAAGATAATTTCATGGTTACAGTGTATCCAAACACTGACTATGCATTCATAGTGGCACTGATTCTGATTCTGGACGAAATTAACCAAGACAAGAGACAATCTTAG
- the LOC114167505 gene encoding protein LURP-one-related 15-like isoform X2 translates to MQNQQQGIINPKYCAPHNVDLAIVRKDHRVLLDAAGEPVVTLRRKMTTTHDRWQVFRGESMEMKDLIFSVKRSSFFQLKTKLDVFLANNTKEQVCDFKVKGSWFERSCVVNAGESLTIVAQMHKKHTAQSIAFGKDNFMVTVYPNTDYAFIVALILILDEINQDKRQS, encoded by the exons ATGCAAAATCAACAACAAGGTATCATCAACCCTAAGTATTGTGCTCCACATAATGTTGACCTAGCAATCGTGAGAAAG GACCACCGTGTCTTGCTTGACGCCGCCGGCGAACCCGTCGTCACACTACGCCGGAAG atgacgaCAACTCATGATCGGTGGCAAGTTTTTCGAGGTGAAAGCATGGAGATGAAAGATTTGATCTTTAGCGTAAAGAGATCGTCGTTTTTTCAGTTAAAGACAAAATTGGATGTGTTCTTAGCGAACAATACTAAAGAACAAGTTTGTGACTTTAAGGTAAAAGGAAGCTGGTTCGAGCGATCTTGTGTTGTTAATGCTGGTGAATCTCTAACCATTGTTGCCCAG ATGCATAAGAAGCACACTGCTCAAAGCATTGCGTTTGGGAAAGATAATTTCATGGTTACAGTGTATCCAAACACTGACTATGCATTCATAGTGGCACTGATTCTGATTCTGGACGAAATTAACCAAGACAAGAGACAATCTTAG